Proteins encoded in a region of the Tripterygium wilfordii isolate XIE 37 chromosome 21, ASM1340144v1, whole genome shotgun sequence genome:
- the LOC119987909 gene encoding protein MOTHER of FT and TFL1-like, whose amino-acid sequence MARSVESLVVGKVIGDVLDMFTPVADFTVHYESKQIANGCEIKPSAAAQKPFVQILNSRLSTNLYTLVMVDPDAPSPSEPTLRQWLHWIVVDIPEGSDATKGRELVAYMGPQPQTGIHRYVLALFKQACAMMGRIRPPDGRGNFSTRQFVSQYELGLPVAAVYFHSRKEPASRKR is encoded by the exons ATGGCTAGGTCCGTTGAGTCACTGGTCGTTGGCAAAGTGATCGGAGATGTGCTTGACATGTTCACTCCAGTGGCGGACTTCACGGTCCATTATGAGTCCAAACAGATCGCTAATGGTTGTGAAATCAAACCATCCGCTGCTGCCCAGAAGCCATTTGTACAAATTCTCAATTCTCGTCTCTCCACCAATCTCTACACACTG GTAATGGTGGACCCCGATGCACCAAGTCCTAGCGAACCAACATTGAGACAGTGGCTTCATTG GATAGTTGTAGATATCCCAGAAGGATCAGACGCCACAAAAG GAAGAGAATTGGTGGCATACATGGGACCCCAACCACAAACCGGAATTCACAGGTATGTATTGGCGTTGTTTAAGCAAGCATGTGCAATGATGGGGAGGATTCGACCTCCAGATGGCCGTGGCAACTTCAGCACCCGTCAGTTTGTGTCTCAGTATGAACTCGGGCTACCGGTTGCTGCCGTGTATTTTCATTCCCGAAAGGAGCCAGCCAGTAGAAAACGTTGA